Part of the Candidatus Chlorohelix allophototropha genome, GGCAACTAAGCCACCCGCCCCGCTACTCATAATCATGTTAGCAATCCAGCCAGCGATCAAGCCGACTACGATCCATGCAACAATACTCATATACATATCTCCTTTTTGTTTTATTCTCAAATTTAGTAAAGATAAATTCAGAAGGGCTATGCCGAACATATACCCTTCTATTTTTTAAGCTAAAACTTACGACGGCTAGAAGTCGAATAAATTTCTTTGCTGCTACGGTTAGGTTCAAACACTATATATAGTAGCCTGACCATTCCATAAGCAAATAAAGAATAAATAACCATTGCCAGTAAGGTAGAGAATTCTATAACCCCGACTCGATTAAGCACTTGGTCATTATTGAAAATGCCATTGAAAGGCGCAACAAACGGGGCGCTAAAGTTGTAAATAAAGTTGGCAAAACCGGAACCATTATCCGCACTGATAAAGCGTAAGAGCACACGTAGCGCCAACAATACTTCTAAAATACCCAATACAAAGTAGATTATCTGAGTTGTCCGTTCTAATATATTATTGCGGCGAGTGAAGGGGTCATCTACTACTTGCTCTTGCTTTTCCACTAATGCCCCGGTTGGGTCATAATAGCTCTGGCGAACGGTTTCCACACTAGCGTTACCTGCCTGAGAATAGTTTCGCTGGTTATTAATCGGCTGAGGGATCGGCTGATCCGGCATTAAAGGCGGTTGGTTAACCGGCGGGTTTGAATCGATCACAATATCTCCGGTCAGGTTGCCCCTTCTTTGTGGGTCTAGAGGTGAATCCATATATTTTGTCTCCTATTTCCCGGTTGTTTTAGAACGCCGGGACGCTTTTTTAAAGGTATTTTGTAACTACTCAGCCCTTGAAACGAATTAACGAAAAGGGGGTGTAACCCTACGGGTTCATACCCTTTCAGGGCACAGGCAGACAGGGGGGAATTTCCCCGCCGGGGTCATAGGGATGTTCCCTATAACTCCACGCTCTCTCCTTTTCCCCTTGAAGGGGTTAGGGGGTAAATTGTTGTTACCTTTTTTTGATTCTCAAGAGTTGAGGGGTCTTTTCACGTTTAAGCATTTCAGGGAGAAGAGATATAGTTACAGCGACAGTTTCTTGCTTAATAATAGAATACGCCAGAAAAGGAACGTGGTCTGTCTGTTACCGCACTTATAGAATAATCGCCATTTCATTATGCACCCGATCGGATTCTTGTGGGGATTCATTGTATGTGTGATAGCGAACCGACTATTTTAGTTAGTTGCCCTATGCTTATAACTAAAGGATGGAACTTTTTGGAAACCTGTTTGTAATGGGGGAAAGATTTGTGAAGTCATAATCACTTTATAGATCCCTTATAGGTACTCCCTAACAAAGGTAATACCCAAATGTAGAGAATTGCTATTTTATGGTGGCATAATTCTTGCTTTCTTATAGAATCAGACATTGTTCAGAAACTATTTTAACGAAAGAGGATAAGCCCATGTTTAATAAACAAACCAATAAGAAGTTGCACTTGTTCCGAAAACAAGCCGATAAAAAACTTCATAATTGGCAAAAACAGACAAATAAATTAATAGACTCGCTTGAGCCTGAGAAGAAATTTAACAACGCGGTGCATCAGGTTGAGAAATTGCCCGGCATGGTCGGCGACTTCGTTGGTCAGCTTGAAACCGAGAAGAAATTTAACAACGCTGTCCATCAGGTCGAGAAATTGCCCGGCATGGTCGGCGATTTCGTGGGTCAGCTTGAAACCGAGAAGAAATTTAACAACGCTGTCCATCAGGTCGAGAAATTGCCCGGTATGGTCGGCGATTTCGTGAGTCAGCTTGAGCCTGAGAAAAAGTTGGCTGAGGTTAAGGAACAATTAACCAAAATGGTTGAAAAACAACCAGCCATCTCAGAAATGAAGTTGCCGAACAATAAGTTGTCCGCGAAAGCTGCCAAAGAGTTGAAAAACTTTGGAGCGCAAGCGGTGGTGCTTAACGGTAAGTATGAGAAACCCAAGAAGGAAAAACACTTTATCCGTAACACTATAGGATTAACTGCCTTAACGGCAGCAGGACTCAACTGGAACAATAAGCGTTTGTGGAATAATGTGCCAATCCTCGAAAGCAAATTAGTGGGGCAGGGACAGAATTTCATCTCGCGTTGGGGTCAAATTTTCTATAAAGAGGCAGGAAATGTCGAAAATCCCCCGATTGTGCTGGTACATGGCATAGGGGCAGGCGCGAGTAGCTACGAATGGCGTAGGAATTTTGAAGCGCTGGCGCAAGATTACCATGTTTATGCCTATGACTTGTTAGGCTTTGGTAAGAGCGAACATTCACCCCTGATTTCCTACACCGCCGAGCTATATATCAACCTGATGGCAGATTTTCTGCGAATAGTGGTGAAAAAACCCGCCGGGTTGGTGGCATCCTCCCTATCGGCGGGGCATGCTATCCAAGTGGCGCATCGCCACCCTGAACTGGTAAACGCGTTGGTACTGTTAGAACCGAGCGGAATTAACAGGGCTGCCGGAATTTCCGGCGCTAATGTTACAGGAAGTTATAGCTACCCCTTCTTGCGGTTGCCGATATTAGGGCAGGGATTATTTAGCTTCGTAGCCTCTCGCTTTAATATTCGCTCATTTATGCAAAACCAGCTTTATTATGATACGAGTCAGGTTAAATACGAGCTAGTAGAGCATTACTACATTGCCGCCCACCAAAAGGGAGCAGAACACGCGCCACTTGCCTTTTTGGCGGGCAAGCTCAATGCGAATTTTAGCTCAGCTTTCGGTAAGTTGCAGCAACCCGTGGTGCTAGTGTGGGGTAGGGAATCACGGATTACCCCAATCCAAGAGGCGTACAAACTTGTACAACAGTTGCCCAAAGCTGAGCTTAAAATTTTGGATGATACCCGAATGGCTTGCAATGACGAAAAGCCCTTCCAGTTCAACCAGATTGTAAGCGAGCTTATGAGCAAAAGCAGCCTCAAAAATGACAACCATACAGTTCTGAAAGACATATCAGCCACACTCGGCTAATTCTGTGTGATTAACAAAGCTAAAAACAGGTTGGGATATTTTATCCCAGCCTTTATTTTTTAAGGCATCTTCCTCAACACGGTTTAAATGAATTTCCACAAATAATTCGATATCGAATCGTAAAAAAATATTTTCCTAGCGTTTACTAGAAATAGCCAATAGTAGTACATTTCTGAAAGGCGTAGCAGTTCCGGCGCGTCAGTCTCTTTCTTTCTCACCACGGCTTTGTTAAGTTCCTTATTATTTGTATAAAATCTTTCTATCGTGGAGGTATAAATATGCCTGTATTGACCAATTACTGGTTTCAAGACACCGATTTTCGGGGCAACACCCAATTCTTGAACATTGGACATCCTGCCGGGGGATGGGCTTTTATCAACTGGGGTAATATCGGCTCAACCCATAGCACCTTGGTATGGGAACGCGAAGATCGCGAGTTTGTAGTCGATTTGCTGCCCATCCTTAACGCAAGCGATGTTTTAGCCGGAGTTGACCGCATCTTCGGGGGCGGAGAAGCGCACCGAACCTCCGGTATCAAAGCGGGTTGGATTCCGTGGCGCTACGTGCCGTATCATTCCAAAGACCCCGGCAGACACGCCGATATGGATTTGTTGGTGCGTATCTTTTTCAACTTCCATGTTAGTACCCCGTGGTACTGTAGCGATGCCGATGGGGATATAGATTATTATGTGGTACTTTTCTTGGATGGCGCAGGTCATTTACACGCGCATGTTGATGGCTGGAGTTACCATTATAATGGGGGTGGCCCTTTCTGCACCGGTGCAATCAATGACCGCTTGAACGGCGGAGTGCCGGGTGGAGTGGCAACGCTGCAAGCAATGTTGGACTCTCGCCTCGCCTTGTTTGCCGACCGCAGATTCGATATGATTTACTTACTGCCGGGGGATGGCACTCGCAGCGGCGGCGGCGCGGTCAATGTCAATGAGCATGTTTCGTTAGCGTTACTGCCACGATAGCAGTCCAAGGAGGTTTAACAATGGAAAGTAAGAGAAATATTCAAGTAACCCTCGCCAAGAAAATACAGGAATGTCTAAAGGAAGCGGGGGTACAGGCTGAAATTAGCCTTTCCGAGAGCCAAGCAATTGTGCATGCCAAAACTGAGGCGGGCGGGCAAAGCTATCGGATTATTGCTTCAATTGCGGAAGACCGCGAGTTTATGCCGTCCGGTCACGGGATGGTAATGCCGGCATTAGCTAGAGCCAATCTTTCACAAGCGGTAATGCGCCCCAACTTGTCGGCACAAGCCGCGGGCAGTAATGCTTCCACCCCTCAACCAAATCTGGCTAACACCAAATTGGAAACGCCGGAGGGTTAAGAGGTATCGTTCGCAAGGTAACTTTTCACATCCATTTTAGAGGTGATTTCAGACAAGGGGTTTAAGCCCCTTGTCTTTATTAGCTAGAGCCTTTTTATTCGTAACAACACGTAACCTACTTTTATATTTTCCAGTAAATTCCATTCTCTCTTTGGAGAAGTTTGAAATCTATCAGATTCCGGCGCAAGGTGCAGTGGTCTTTCGGGTAGATGGTTTTGAGCAAAGCATCTACCTCTCGTTCAGTGTAGCGTTTGTCAGGCTCAAACGAAGCGGCAATTACTTCTAGAATGTACTGCTGGCGCTTTAACTGTACCGGCATTTCCAGTAAACGTCCATCTTTGAAAAAGTGCGAGAGCGTTTTCTCACGCTCATCTTGAATAGGTTTAGCTGTTACGGGGGCAAGGGTTTTATTAATGCGCTGCAAACCAGCAATCTGCGCGGACATAATTTGCTGGTAGGCAGGATTAATGGAAAGTGCTGCCGGGAGTCGTTCGCCTGAATTTACCCAGTTTACCCACTCCGTGACAGTTACCAAACCAGCATCGGATAATTGCCGTAGGTCTTTCTCAAAACCTTCACGGATAACGCCGGGTATTTGCGCGAGTTCTGCCACCTGAATACTTTGTCCGGGTCGTGCTGCCAGATACCCACAAATTGCGAGGCGCATGGGAGTAGCAAAAGCCTTCAGCAATTGAAGCGTTTCTTGCAAAGAGTTGTTGTCCATTATATTACCTACCTTTTTTTAATAGCTTACCTGATTATAATATATAATGGCATTTATATAATGTCAACATCCGCAAACCCGAAGCAGTGGCAAGAACCGTTTTAGGGCATTAACTTGATGTGCCTGCCGGAGTGTAGGAGAGTAAGGGGGAGTCCAAGATAACCGCCAATCAAAGCCGCCGAAAACAACTGGCGGCTTCAATAGCATCATCGCGTATATGCTGGCAAAGCGATGCGCCCCATCGCGCAACGTCACGCGCTATATTTAATCGAGCAAAGGCGCGGGCTTGATTCCCTCCGGCATGGCAAGGATTGCGGCAGCCGCCTCAAATTGCCAACTGCTTTGTGCTACATAGTCTCGAACCTCGCCGATAACTTTTTTGTAGGCAGCTTTGCGAATATCGAGGGAAACATCCATCGGTTGGGCGTTGAAAAAATGCATGTCGGTAATGCCCACGAACCCAAAAATGGTACGCAAATAGCTTTCCACAAAATCAAAAGCTTGGAGTGGACCAGTCGAGTAATCCCCGCCGCGTGAGGTAACGCAAATCATTTTCTTGCCCTTTACCAGTCCTTCAGGACGACCCTCTTCATTGTATCGGAACAGGTAGCCCGGTTGAACGATGGCATCAATGTAATACTTTAGGGCGTAGGGAATCCCAAAGTTCCACATCGGCACGGTCAAAAGGTAAACATCGACATCCAAAAATTGCGCGATGCTTTTTTCGATTTGCTGCCATGAGGTTAGAGCAGACTCTTCAAGTTGCTGCCCGGTCATGAGCATATATTTGGATTCGATATTGCTACCCGCCACAGAGGGCAGGTCGGTTTTGAACAAATCCAACGTCTTGACCGTCAGGTCATCGTACTTTTCCAGCAGCGTCTCCAATAATACGTTAGAAACGCGCACGGTATTAGAAGTAAGCCCACGTGGGGTAGCTACAATGTGAAGTAACTTCATCTTTATTTATCCTATACTACGACAAAGTCGCGTTGAAATATTTATTGCTGGTAACTACATTTTGGATTGGGAATATTACAAAGAAGCTAGTAGGTGAGGTCTCTAAAAGCTGCAAACTGCCGAGCTTTGGAGGTGGCTTAGCAGCTTCTAGAATTCTTGGTACTAGTTATATTATGCTGTTTTACAACTCCCTAACATTACAAACAAACTTCTGTCTGCACTTTGTATTGGTGATTATAGGATTCCCCCAAACGGGTGTCAATTGAAAAGGACTTGCTTAAATATAAGCCGCTACCGAAACACCACCGTCTTATTTCCATTAACCAACACCCGATGTTCGATGTGGTATTTCAGAGCGCGGGCGAGGACGAGGCATTCGCTATCTCTGCCCACCGCCACCAAAGCTTCGGGGCTGTTGCTATGATCTACGCGGACAACTTCCTGTTCGATAATCGGGCCTTCATCCAAAGCGTTGGTGACATAGTGAGCGGTTGCGCCGATGAGCTTAACGCCGCGATCATACGCCTGATGATAAGGACGCGCCCCCTTGAAGCTAGGCAGAAACGAGTGGTGGATATTGATACAACGCCCCGCCATTTTGGAGACCAGACCCGGCGAAAGCACCTGCATATAACGCGCCAGCACCACCACTTCGGCTTGCGCTTGCTCCAAATGCTCCCACACTTTGGCTTCTTGCGCCAATTTATCCCCATTCACAACCGGGATATAAATAAAGGGGATTTTGTACCAAGTACAAAGCTCCCGCAAATCATCGTGATTGGAAATAACACAGGGGATTTCGATGGGTAACGCGCCGGTGGAATAACGATGGAGCAGGTCGTTCAGGCAGTGACGGTATTTGGAAACCAGTATCACCACACGCGGTTTGATGGAGGTATCGGCAAGCTGCCATTCCATACTAAAGTGGTGCGCCACCCCCACCCCGAATTTCTGTTTCAACGCCGCAAAGCCGCAAGAGTATTCGCCCAATACGAACTCGGTACGCATGAAAAACCGCCCGGTAGAGGGGTCTCCAAACTGGGCTGACTCGATGATAAACCCATCGTTTTCGGTCAAGAACCCGGCAACGGCAGCAACAATACCCGCTATATCGTGGCAAGAAAGGGTTAGGATGTAGTGATTGCTCATATATTCCCGCGTGTGCTATATTTGGCATCAACTTTTCTTCCAGTATAGCAAGAAAAGAGGTGGCTAATCAACAGGCGCAATTTATTAAAAGTAGGCGGGCTTGCCCTATTGGGGGTGTTGCTTCCCGCCAACCTGCAAGCCCAAGCAACCCCCTTCCGCTTGCCCTTTGACGGCTCGCCCAGTTTTTCCACTTGGTATTTGCGCCAATGGTACGGCAACACTAGTTGGGCTTATCGCCAACGCCACGCCCTGTACAGTCAGAGGCAGGGTCTTCATTTTGGGCTGGATTTCTTCACCCCCATGGTCGTCAATTTAAGAGCTGCGGAAGCAAAATAGGAGGACTATTAAGCAGCTGAAAACTGGAGGGTTTGGATTTTTTCCTATCCAAACGACAGCCTTTTTGCATACTAGCACAAATATAAATCAATTCTTGCAATAAGTGGGGCGGATTATCAATACGAAACAGTAAGCTGCGGGCGTGTGCTCGCACAATACGACTAGCCTTGATGAGACTGCGTTCCGCTTCTTGCCATACCCCTGCCAGCACTAACCAGTGCTGAATAATTTGCCCAATCAGTTTGGCATATATTTCGCATAATATCGCCCAAGGCTTGTGGCTATGCCAGCGTTCCAATCCACCCCCACTTTTCCACAATTTGAAAAGAAGTTCAATCTGCCAGCGTAACCGATACAATACTGCCACTTCTGCGGGACTAGCCTGCTCCTGCGATAGATTGGTTAGATACACACTCCAGTAGCTTAAGGCTTGACGTTCGGCGCTGACCGGACGCTGCTGCTTGCGTGCCAACTCCTTGAAAGCCTGCTGACGAGTTTGTACTACTCCAGAAGGTACTTGCCATGCCACTAACCGACAGCGCAAACGTTCTTTTACCCCCACCTCTACTACCCTATCTATCAGCTTTTGTGACTGTTGTGCCAACCATTTACTCAAAGCTAAGGGTTGTTGGTGCGCCCCGTACACTTGTAGTCCGGTTTGAGCTTTGGTTAGGTACAATACCGCTTGCGCTTCTAATTCTTTCAATCGTCCCAATTTGAAATAGCCTAAATCGGTTATCCGTAGCGCCCCCGCTGGTAAACTTAGCTTTTGATGCGGTCCTTGCCGATCGTGCAGACGGGCTGGACTTAATTCCGGTCCCAGTAGCGCCCCGCTTAGCAGTTCCAAACCCACGTGCAGTTTCAGACCAGCCTCACTTTGACTACCCTCTTTCCCACACCCTTGCCAATGGGCGCTCAAGGTTGGCGGTAAACTGATAGTCGAACTATCCAGTACATACACCCCTTTGAAGCGTTGCAGTAGGCTCAAACTCGCTGGTTCCTGCCCTAGCATTTTTTCTACACACCAACCTAACAAAGCCTGTAAATAACTTGCCGCTTGGCTTGTAAAACTCTGGTCAAGCGCTTGTTTGCTAACCTTGGCTATTTGTGCCAGTTCACTCCGACTTGCCTCAGGATTGGACAGCCAGCCTCCGATTAGCGCTTTGGCGAATGTGGCGCCATCCAGTTTTGAACGGCGTTGTCGAAAACCCGTCTCCACTGCCAGATGTTGCGCTGTTTCATTAAATAGGGCTTGCAAATTCCCCGCTATTTGTTTAAGCTTTTCCATGAAAGTACCTGTGTTTGGCTTAAGGTTTTTTTTGGCAATTAAAACTTTGCCACAGGTACTTTCTTTTGTCTACTTCCCTTTCTTTTTAAATTGACGACCATGGGGCGGTTCACGAACCGCCCCTACGAAATCATCTCACGCCCTTACCCAAACCCCCTTGAGAAACGTTTTATGGGGGACAATTCCTTTCTTGCAACAGCCCTGTAAACTCAAGCCTAAAAATTGCAACATACCCTGATTTATGGCAAAATAATGTCGGTAATTCTCAATAGCGGGTTTCTTTTCTTTTTAACCAATTTTTATTGAGAGTTTACTATTTCGGTGAGTCAGCTTCACACTAAAATTTTACCTACGTAGTAGCTAAAGGCTAACGTTCTAGCTCAACAGATTGAGTTATTTATATGACTACTACCCAAAATCATAACCTTCTACGGGTTTTTCTGTGCCACTCTTCTTCGGACAAACTGGCGGTACGTAAGCTATATAATCGGTTAAAGGCAGAAGGCTTTGACCCTTGGCTAGATGAAGTTAATCTAATAGCGGGTCAGATATGGCAAGATGAGATAGAAAAAGCGGTAGAGCAAAGCCATGTGGTGTTGGTATGCCTCACCCCTGCTTCAATCACGAAGGAAGGCTATGTCCAACGCGAAATTCGAGTAGCTTTGGATGCTGCTGATTACAAGCCCGAAGGCACTTTGTTTATTATCCCTGCCAAACTGCAAGAGTGTGAAGTTCCGCGACGTTTAAGCCGTTGGCATTGGGTAAATCTTTTTGAGGCAAACGGCTATGCCAAGTTAATAGAAGCATTACGCACCCGCGAAGCTTCAATACCCCCAAACGTGACACAGGTTCATACACCACCAGTTATAACTCAACGCGCCTCAAATTCACCCGCCCGTGTAAATAGTTCTTATACGGTGTGGGCGGCAATAATAGCGGTAGTAGCAATTCTAATTCTAGTAGTAGCGTTGTTGTTTACTAGCAATAAGGCTTCCGGCAATACACCTGTTGCAGGCATTACCAATAGCATTAATCTAGTAACAGATCAAAATACTGCTACTCCCACCACCATTGCCCCGACCACTTTAGCACCTACCACAGCAACTACTACTAAGCTTCAAACTACCGCTGCCACTAGCGTAGTAGTAACAAGTCAAACTACTGCTACCACCATAAAAACAACTCCGCCCACCACTCCCCCAACCATCCCCACCACTACTGCTGCGCCTGTTACCACCGTCAAAACTCCGGTAAGCTTCACCGTTGTGCCAACCGCTACCGGGTTTAATGATGTTGGCATTGAAAGAGTCTGGAACAGAATAGATAAACCTGTTAGTGAAATTCCGGGAATAGGTAGAAGTTTTACATGGGGAGCTTCACCCATTTCTAAAGTCAGTACCGAAATGTACAATAACAGCCCACGAGTGGTTCAATATTTCGATAAAGGACGCATGGAAGTAAATTATCCGGGAAATAATACCACAGGCGCTTTCTACGTAACCAATGGTCTTCTGGTCATGGAGTTAGTGTCGGGGCGACGGATGGATGGGGATAATACTTACACCGAACTTGAGGCAAGCGCTATTCCGGTTGTGGGGGATGCACAAAACAATATATCGCCTACCTATGCTACTTTTAAAAGTGTTGCCACACTATGGGACAATAATAATAACAAGCCTTCTGCGATTGGTGCGGTTATTAACACCAGAATTGATAAAGCCGGAAATGTAACTACATTTAACCCACCCGAAGAACGGAAAATGGCTAGCTATGATAGCTCTAGCGGACATAATATTGCTGATGTTTTTGTAAACTACATGAACAAAACTGGACTAATCCAGAACGAAAATGGCACAATCGAAACCAGAAAAATATTTGCCGATGCCACGTATCTGAATACCCCCGATATTTTCTTTGG contains:
- a CDS encoding YggT family protein — protein: MDSPLDPQRRGNLTGDIVIDSNPPVNQPPLMPDQPIPQPINNQRNYSQAGNASVETVRQSYYDPTGALVEKQEQVVDDPFTRRNNILERTTQIIYFVLGILEVLLALRVLLRFISADNGSGFANFIYNFSAPFVAPFNGIFNNDQVLNRVGVIEFSTLLAMVIYSLFAYGMVRLLYIVFEPNRSSKEIYSTSSRRKF
- a CDS encoding alpha/beta fold hydrolase — translated: MFNKQTNKKLHLFRKQADKKLHNWQKQTNKLIDSLEPEKKFNNAVHQVEKLPGMVGDFVGQLETEKKFNNAVHQVEKLPGMVGDFVGQLETEKKFNNAVHQVEKLPGMVGDFVSQLEPEKKLAEVKEQLTKMVEKQPAISEMKLPNNKLSAKAAKELKNFGAQAVVLNGKYEKPKKEKHFIRNTIGLTALTAAGLNWNNKRLWNNVPILESKLVGQGQNFISRWGQIFYKEAGNVENPPIVLVHGIGAGASSYEWRRNFEALAQDYHVYAYDLLGFGKSEHSPLISYTAELYINLMADFLRIVVKKPAGLVASSLSAGHAIQVAHRHPELVNALVLLEPSGINRAAGISGANVTGSYSYPFLRLPILGQGLFSFVASRFNIRSFMQNQLYYDTSQVKYELVEHYYIAAHQKGAEHAPLAFLAGKLNANFSSAFGKLQQPVVLVWGRESRITPIQEAYKLVQQLPKAELKILDDTRMACNDEKPFQFNQIVSELMSKSSLKNDNHTVLKDISATLG
- a CDS encoding DUF2087 domain-containing protein gives rise to the protein MDNNSLQETLQLLKAFATPMRLAICGYLAARPGQSIQVAELAQIPGVIREGFEKDLRQLSDAGLVTVTEWVNWVNSGERLPAALSINPAYQQIMSAQIAGLQRINKTLAPVTAKPIQDEREKTLSHFFKDGRLLEMPVQLKRQQYILEVIAASFEPDKRYTEREVDALLKTIYPKDHCTLRRNLIDFKLLQRENGIYWKI
- a CDS encoding FMN-dependent NADH-azoreductase, with amino-acid sequence MKLLHIVATPRGLTSNTVRVSNVLLETLLEKYDDLTVKTLDLFKTDLPSVAGSNIESKYMLMTGQQLEESALTSWQQIEKSIAQFLDVDVYLLTVPMWNFGIPYALKYYIDAIVQPGYLFRYNEEGRPEGLVKGKKMICVTSRGGDYSTGPLQAFDFVESYLRTIFGFVGITDMHFFNAQPMDVSLDIRKAAYKKVIGEVRDYVAQSSWQFEAAAAILAMPEGIKPAPLLD
- the purU gene encoding formyltetrahydrofolate deformylase, which codes for MSNHYILTLSCHDIAGIVAAVAGFLTENDGFIIESAQFGDPSTGRFFMRTEFVLGEYSCGFAALKQKFGVGVAHHFSMEWQLADTSIKPRVVILVSKYRHCLNDLLHRYSTGALPIEIPCVISNHDDLRELCTWYKIPFIYIPVVNGDKLAQEAKVWEHLEQAQAEVVVLARYMQVLSPGLVSKMAGRCINIHHSFLPSFKGARPYHQAYDRGVKLIGATAHYVTNALDEGPIIEQEVVRVDHSNSPEALVAVGRDSECLVLARALKYHIEHRVLVNGNKTVVFR
- a CDS encoding IS4 family transposase, producing MEKLKQIAGNLQALFNETAQHLAVETGFRQRRSKLDGATFAKALIGGWLSNPEASRSELAQIAKVSKQALDQSFTSQAASYLQALLGWCVEKMLGQEPASLSLLQRFKGVYVLDSSTISLPPTLSAHWQGCGKEGSQSEAGLKLHVGLELLSGALLGPELSPARLHDRQGPHQKLSLPAGALRITDLGYFKLGRLKELEAQAVLYLTKAQTGLQVYGAHQQPLALSKWLAQQSQKLIDRVVEVGVKERLRCRLVAWQVPSGVVQTRQQAFKELARKQQRPVSAERQALSYWSVYLTNLSQEQASPAEVAVLYRLRWQIELLFKLWKSGGGLERWHSHKPWAILCEIYAKLIGQIIQHWLVLAGVWQEAERSLIKASRIVRAHARSLLFRIDNPPHLLQELIYICASMQKGCRLDRKKSKPSSFQLLNSPPILLPQLLN
- a CDS encoding toll/interleukin-1 receptor domain-containing protein translates to MTTTQNHNLLRVFLCHSSSDKLAVRKLYNRLKAEGFDPWLDEVNLIAGQIWQDEIEKAVEQSHVVLVCLTPASITKEGYVQREIRVALDAADYKPEGTLFIIPAKLQECEVPRRLSRWHWVNLFEANGYAKLIEALRTREASIPPNVTQVHTPPVITQRASNSPARVNSSYTVWAAIIAVVAILILVVALLFTSNKASGNTPVAGITNSINLVTDQNTATPTTIAPTTLAPTTATTTKLQTTAATSVVVTSQTTATTIKTTPPTTPPTIPTTTAAPVTTVKTPVSFTVVPTATGFNDVGIERVWNRIDKPVSEIPGIGRSFTWGASPISKVSTEMYNNSPRVVQYFDKGRMEVNYPGNNTTGAFYVTNGLLVMELVSGRRMDGDNTYTELEASAIPVVGDAQNNISPTYATFKSVATLWDNNNNKPSAIGAVINTRIDKAGNVTTFNPPEERKMASYDSSSGHNIADVFVNYMNKTGLIQNENGTIETRKIFADATYLNTPDIFFGRPITEAYWTRAPVAGVERDILVQLFERRILTYTPSVPADYQIEMTNLGQHYYQWRYVDNKG